A region of the Silene latifolia isolate original U9 population chromosome 9, ASM4854445v1, whole genome shotgun sequence genome:
tccattgtttggttggggtgatttggaatggagttacatatctaatggattctaactccacttCATTCCCCTCTCTGACAAATTCAAGTATGGATTTAGATTTTACtatcaaactccattccattccattccgtCTTGTTaaacaaaacaagccctaagggGTGGGGTATCCGAAACTTGAGATATTGCCAATAATGGGGGGATTCTCTTATAGGGCAATGGAAGGCTCCTCTAACGATGCAATGAAATTCCGACTACATAGCTAGCCTTTAAATTAATTCCAACAAAGAAAGAACCAATATCAAATTTGCAGCAGTAGTACTAGTCAGAGTACAATTAAAAAGCAGCCATCACACTAGAAACCCAACAAATTCATAGCAATCATAGGTAAAATAATCAATACTCAGTTCAATAAATCAGAACAAGAAGAGCTTTTTTTAACTCCAACCATGAAGTTCTCACCCGCGACATAAGTGCGCTCATttgaaccaaaaataaataaatcagaAAAAGGGAATTACCAGAAGCAAAGACTTGAAAAGTTTGGATGTTCAAGGGTAAAAAGGGAAGAGCAGAGAAGCCGAGAAAGAGTAAAGCTCTCCTTTTATCGAAATGAATGTCAGAGGGCCCCAGTTGCTGTTGATTCGGGGAAGCCATTGTAGAAATTGTGTTATTCCTTCTTTTACCCTCCACATTACGAAGATGGTGGAAGAAGAGTGGACGAGAAGTGAGGGGTAAAAatggaaaagaagaagaagaagggggaTGATGAAGAGGAAGCAAGTGATGAAGTGGAGGAGAGTGAAGGAAGCAGTAACTCATTTCTGTGTGTTTTGTATTCAACTCTCAACTCTGGGTGTCTTCCAATCTAATTTCCGCAGATAATATACACCATCACTTTCTCATGCTTTGGCGAATCAAAACTAGCTTATGAACTACATCCAAAATACATTTTACTCTTTCCTATAGACTCTggccccctttttttttttttttttttttttttttttttttttttttttttttttttaatacgaGTTTAATTGAACTTAATTGGATTGAATTGAGctaaattgaactgaatgaaactAAATTGAATTGGATTGGGATCGGATAGGGTCATTTCAGGCTAGGTGAATTTTCGGATTTGCAAGAACTCAGGTGGGGTTGAGTCATTTCGAGTTCAGCTCATTTCCAGGTCAACTACTATCAAGTTATTTATGGAGAATAATCAAATTGCAACAATAAATATACGGGTTAGGTTATATTGGGTCATGTCATGCTCAGGTCTTGAGTTAAGTTGCCGAGCGATTAGGTgtgtgaagagtctatcgatccgaaatactccgGGGGGGGTTGAATTGAGTATGATAAAGTATGCCCACTTTTTCGATTATCCGTATGTAGCGTGTGTGTCAATAGATTATTCGATGTTTATGAATTAAACTCGACTAATCAATTAACGTTGCAAAATGTAAAGAAACAAAACAAGGAAAGAATGCAAGAGACATGtgggtttttgaagtggttcagtttcacaagtcgaaacctacgtctactattctcgattaataattttagtacctttctacggattacaaaattatcaattcactcgtacaactaactctagttgtaactcactttgattatcgttaaatactcgactAATCTTACGCTAATAAGAAGAAAGTGTTTGATTGTTCTTTCGATGTTCACACAGTTGAACGTATAGAACGAATCTAAGCACTATTATCCAATAACGTAATTTTTAGAAATATGAAGAACGACTTTTCTAAATAATTTCTGTATACAAAACAAAATATGTTTCCTCGATTAAATGTGAAGTTTACTCGATTTGTTTGCAGAAAATTTTTATAGCATGAAAAGTTGGTTTTAAATGTTGGAGTACTCgtgtatatatagtagagagGAGATCTATGATTTAGTCGAAACCCTAATAAGTGCTGTGGAGTTTTCCACAAGAAAAAGAataaaatcctcttttatttagtCCAATAATATCTTAGAAGATAGAAAAGAATAATTAAGATAATATGaggagataaaatatctctaacaaatattatcttGAGATTTACTCTAATTCTTATTTTGCACAAGGGATTATCATGTATAAGAGAAAACGGCTCATAAGCCCAATTCCTCTTCACGAAACCCTAGTGAGATATTAGGTTAGATGGATTAAATTGGGGTTTAGATACTAATAAATAGAAAACCCTAAATAACATGACAACTCATAAGCTGTTTTACCGATCAATAGGATAATCATAGATTATTCGATCCAACTAGGCTCAATCCTCACTCCACTATAATCACGTTTTCTTTTGAAAGATTTAAAACTTAGAATACAGAAAAAATTATTCTGAAAACCATGAATCTTAATATTTTCACATACGAATAAGATTCACAGCTTAACTTAGAATATTTGTGTCTACTGTATCATTAGTTCATTACATTTACTAAAAGCatgaattttaataaatattgTGTTTTGGTGTAGTATTTAGGAAGATTATCACATTTTACAAAATTACAGTAATTAATATTTTTGGGATGTACTTTTTTAGATAAGTGGTGAAGATAATTGCGATTGAGAAAATTCTTTAATATaatactagtatagatcccgcgcagtGCATATTTATTTTTTAGGATATTATCTAAATCGACAGCTCATTAATGTTTAATATTTCACCCCATTATTTTtgaatgaaacaaaaaaaaaattgaaatggaaaactagtcaaagagaattgagtaaagttagtatgtttttttttatgaaagTATTTTTTAGCATAAAACTACGGATTTTGTTTTATAagttttttaatgattttttttttgccatGAACCTAATTGTAAGTATGGATTAAGTTATTTTCTAAAGTAATCATATTATTATGAAAAATTTAACAACTTATAGTCTATAATTTAAtaacaattttattttattacaacaataacaacatcagagccttaatcccaaaatgatttggggccggctgacatgaatcatcctttggaaccgtccatgggtgaacgcacacctcaatgcgaaaaaatagaaagtaaaagtgaaaaacaaaaggagaGTGAACCATAGTACAAAAGCCAGGTAAACTTATATAGGTTTTAAAGtcgaagtccggatttcttttataaaaacttagaatttaaattGAGATTAAAGATTACAACGATTTTTAAAACCGAAGTAAAACTTAAGGGTCCAGAATATCTTAAAAATGAACCAAGAATTAATATATGAGAAAGTTGTTGGTAAAAAGATGTAATAAATCCGAAAAgataaataattttaaaaaaataaataaataaaagcattAAATATCTCAAATAacgtcaaatactaaaaatccacatgtatcactGCCCTCCATTGTGCCATCTTCGTCATCATTCCCTCATCCAGCccgagaaatctcatatcgtgctgtATCACTCTCAGCCATGTCTGTTTTGGTCTCCTTCTACCCCTAGCAACCTTTTTTGTTGCCTaggtctccagcctcctaaccgGTGCGTCCATATGTCTCCTTTttacatggccaaaccatcttagtcggttttccatcatcttgtcctctattgacACCACTTTCACCTTTttcctaatcacctcattccttaattgatctttccttgtatggccgcacatccacctcaacatacgcatctccgccacactcttCTTTTGAAtttgacaatgtttcacggcccaacactagGAGCCGTAAAGTAAGGCGGGCCTAATCGACGTgagataaaattttccctttaatctttggggcatatctttatcgcataaaaacctTGTAGCACTTTTCCATTtcaccatcccgctttaattcagtgagccacatctccgtgtAACTCctcatctttttgaataatagatcctagatatctaaaAAAATCTGACCTCTCAACAACATTTCCATcgaaataatactccccgccacATTACTGAaccgacacctcaaatactcggtcttactcctGCTTAGCCGAAACCCACGAGTCTCCAAAGTATGCCTCCACATTTCCAACTTTCTCTGGACCCCCTCTTTCGTCTCATCAATCGACACAATATCAtccgcaaacatcatacaccaagggatgttgTCTtgatatcccttgtcaactcatccataactatagcaaagagaaaggGAGTAAGTGcagaaccttgatgcaccccaatggtaatgggaaattcttccgttctcccaacattagtgcgaacacttgcactagcaccctcatacatgtcctttatgaggtcaatatattttgaGACATACcttttctcgccaaagcccaccaaattACTTCTctcggtaccctatcatatgccttttccaagtcaataaaaaccatgtGCACAGAGACGAAGCATAGCCTGGGCCCGGGCtggatattttaaaaaaaaaaaaattttttttaaaaaaaaaaaaaaaaaaaaaaaacatactaaCTGCTTGATTGTGTATGATTCTCCTCCGTGATTCTTGCTCTGCATATCAGAAAAAGAAGCTTAAATATGTAAAGAAACCAACTAAAAAATAATTACCATAGTTAAAAGAACATAAATTTCCTATAATTACCCTAATTTTTTTTACTGGAAAACAAGATAAACAAACAAAGAGCAGTCCAAAAATCAAATCGTGGGTGTGTATTGCCGATTCGCCGTCGATCGAAAGTCAAGACCACAGAAATCTATTACAATACAAGTAATTTCTCATCTAATTTTATTGTTTAACTTTCATTAAGTAAAATTGCTCAATTATTTTTGATGTTTTTGCTAGTTTGATGAATGATTAATTACATATATTCATTGTATATGATCTCTACTATTGCAAATCTGATGAGAAAGTGACTTATGCAGTTACCTTGATAATTATATTGTTGAATTGCTCAAGATATGAACGGATGAACCATGCCCCATATTCAttatcaaaaacaaaacaaaaagacgTTTTGATGTACTTACCTTGATAATTTTGATGTTTTTGCTAGTTTGTTGAATTTCTGATTTTGTAATTatcaaaaaacaaaacaaaaagacgTCACTATGGTCTATGTCAGAATTCAGATGCTTTAGGTATTTAGTTTAGGTGTTTAGTCTTTAGGGGATTAATGGGTATTGGACTATTGGATAATGGGTGGGTGTTTTACAACTTGTAGGTAGGTATCCTATGCTTGATTCGGTGGAAATGTGaaattcttttaattttttttttgttaaataaaATGTTTACTGGGTGTCTTTGTCAACTAGTTATAATGGGTAAAACTCCTACAATAACCGAGTTTTTCAAGAGAAAAAATGGTGAAATTTCAAACAATGAACCTAGAGGATCATTAACAAATGCACCTATTTACACTGAGGATAATGAGACTACTCCTCTTGATGAAAGTAGACCTACAAAAGTAATGAGATCATTAGAACCCTCAACTAATTCTTATCATGTGGAACGGGATCCTGGAAAACGTGAGCAAATATGTCAATATCCAGTCGGAAAACAGAATGAAATAAGACGAGCTTATATTTTGAAGGGTCCATATCAACCAGTGTATCAACCAAAAGACTATAAAAAATCCGGTTCAGATTCTCATGGCCGCCGATTTCAGGCCTCATGGTACGACAAATTTCGATCATGGTTAGAATACTCTCCTGAAAAAGATGCTGCATTTTGCTTCCCGTGTTTTTTATTTAATAAGCCGGAAAGTAATAGAGCTTTCATTATCGATGGGTTTAAAGACTGGAAGCATGCCACGGGCAAAGAAGGTGCTTTTATTGTTCATGTGGGTACTGCACCAAATTCATCACATCAAAATGCTGAGAAACAGTTAGAAGATTTTCTCCATCAAGAAAGACATATGCCAAACATTTATGCTAAACAAACACCCATAGATATTGCTAAAAATAGATTGCGACTTACATCTATAATTGAAGCATTGAGGTGGCTAGCTATGCAAGGATTGGCTATGAGAGGTCGAGATGAAAGTGAAAATTCAAGTAATCGAGGAAATTTTCTTGAACTTATAAAGCATCAGACATCTTTTAATAAGGATGTGGCGAGCGCTGTGTTAAATAAAGCTCCTCGACATGCTTCTTACATATCATCAGACATACAAAAAGAAATCTTACAAATATTTGGAGAAAAAAATAAAGCGCGTCATTAGGGAGGAAATTGGTGGATACCCTTTTTGTATTATTGTTGATGAAGCAGGGGATGTGTCTGGCAAACAACAAATGGCTATCATTATGAGATTTGTTAATAATCTTGGATTAGTGAACGAACGTTTTTTCAGTATTGTTCATGTTGATGATACATGTGCTATGACTCTAAAGAAGGAGATATTTGAGGTTCTTTCTCATTAtcaatttgatttgaaaaatttaCGGGGTCAAGGGTATGATGGTGCAAGCAATATGAGTGGAAAATGGAAAGGGTTGCAAGCATTGGTCATTGAGGAATGTCCTTATGCATATTTTGTTCATTGTTTTGCTCATCGCTTACAATTAGCACTTGTAGCAGCAACAAAGGATGTCGTAccaattttccaatttttctccaAGTTATCATTTGTTGTCAATTTTATTCTTGCATCTTATAAGCGAGTTAACGAACTACAAAATGCGTATTCCAATGAGATAAATATGTTG
Encoded here:
- the LOC141601033 gene encoding uncharacterized protein LOC141601033, producing MGKTPTITEFFKRKNGEISNNEPRGSLTNAPIYTEDNETTPLDESRPTKVMRSLEPSTNSYHVERDPGKREQICQYPVGKQNEIRRAYILKGPYQPVYQPKDYKKSGSDSHGRRFQASWYDKFRSWLEYSPEKDAAFCFPCFLFNKPESNRAFIIDGFKDWKHATGKEGAFIVHVGTAPNSSHQNAEKQLEDFLHQERHMPNIYAKQTPIDIAKNRLRLTSIIEALRWLAMQGLAMRGRDESENSRDVSGKQQMAIIMRFVNNLGLVNERFFSIVHVDDTCAMTLKKEIFEVLSHYQFDLKNLRGQGYDGASNMSGKWKGLQALVIEECPYAYFVHCFAHRLQLALVAATKDVVPIFQFFSKLSFVVNFILASYKRVNELQNAYSNEINMLIEDGELETGIGLNQASNLQRPGDTRWSSHLRSVSSLMKMLSATCSIFHKLIDEGDTSI